In Alkalidesulfovibrio alkalitolerans DSM 16529, the genomic stretch GCCCGCAGGGGCGTAGCGCGGGTCGTTGATCAGTAAGGGATTGGCGTCGCCATCCCATTTGATTGAATACGGCGGATTGGAGACGATGGCTTCAAAGGGCTCGTCGTCCCAGTGGGCGGGGTCGGTCAGTGTATCGCCGTGGGCGATGTCGAACTTCTCGTAATTCACGTCGTGCAGGAACATGTTGATCCGGCACAGGTTGAAGGTGGTCAGGTTGATTTCCTGGCCGAAGAAACCTTGACGCACCTTATCGTGGCCCAACACCTTGGCGAACTTGAGCAGCAGTGAACCGGAGCCGCAGGCCGGGTCGTACACCTTGTTGACCTCGCTCTTGCCGACCACGGTGATGCGGGCGAGCAGTTCGGAGACCTCCTGCGGGGTGTAGAACTCGCCGCCGGATTTTCCAGCGGTGGAGGCATACATCTGCATCAGGTATTCATAGGCGTCGCCGAACAGGTCGATGGTGTTGTGCGAAAATCCGCCGCCATTGCTCAAGGGCAGATCGCCGATGGCATCGAGCAGCTTCACCAGCTTTTCATTGCGTTTGGCCACCGTGGGACCGAGCTTGCTCGAGTTGACGTCAAGGTCGTCGAACAGTCCCTTGAAGTCGTCCTCACTCTCCGCGCCGATGGCGGAACCTTCGATATCGGCAAAGACGCGGCTCAGGGTCTCGTTGAGGTTGGCATCATGTCGCGCCCGTGCCTGTACATTGACAAAAAGTTCGGAGGGCAGGATGTAGAAACCCTTTTCCTTGACCGTCTCGGCGCGGCCGAATTCGGCATCTTCGTCAGGAAGTGTGGCGTAATCGAAGTCCGGATTGCCTGCCTTGCGCTCCTGCAAATTGAGGTAACTGGTCAAGTTTTCGGAGATGAAGCGGTAGAACAGCATGCCGAGCACATAGGTCTTGA encodes the following:
- a CDS encoding type I restriction-modification system subunit M, yielding MNNYKETERADLHKTIWRIANDLRGSVDGWDFKTYVLGMLFYRFISENLTSYLNLQERKAGNPDFDYATLPDEDAEFGRAETVKEKGFYILPSELFVNVQARARHDANLNETLSRVFADIEGSAIGAESEDDFKGLFDDLDVNSSKLGPTVAKRNEKLVKLLDAIGDLPLSNGGGFSHNTIDLFGDAYEYLMQMYASTAGKSGGEFYTPQEVSELLARITVVGKSEVNKVYDPACGSGSLLLKFAKVLGHDKVRQGFFGQEINLTTFNLCRINMFLHDVNYEKFDIAHGDTLTDPAHWDDEPFEAIVSNPPYSIKWDGDANPLLINDPRYAPAGVLAPKSKADLAFTMHILSWLAVNGTAAIVEFPGVLYRGGAEKKIRQYLIDNNYIDAVIQLPPDLFFGTTIATCIIVLKKSKHDNATLFIDASSEFMRNGNKNKLTKDHQKKILDAYIGRKSIDHFARLVNNVEIAENDYNIAVSSYVAQKDEREAIDIKKLNADIARIVARQMELRMQIDAIVADLEGEQA